The Thermus neutrinimicus genome contains the following window.
TCCAGAAACTCCCTGGTGGCGGGGCGCACCCCCCCTTCCCCCTGCACGGGCTCGAGGATCACCGCCGCGGTCTCCTCGTCCACCGCCTTCCTTAGGGCCTCCACATCGTTATAGGGGATGAACTCCACGGGGCCCAAAAGGGGTAGGAAGAGTTCCCGGTACTTGGGCTCCCAGGTGACGGAGAGGCTTCCTAGGGTGCGCCCTGAAAAGCCCCGCATGGCGGCCACCAGCTTCCGCCTCTTGGTGTGGGCCCAGGCGAACTTGATGGCCGCCTCGTTGGCCTCGGTGCCGGAGTTGGTGGGGAAGACCCGGTTGAGCTCCTTGGGGAGAAGGCTCACCAGGGTGCGGTAGAACTCCCCCCGCATGGGGGTGGGCAGGGTCTGGGGCATGGAGAGGAGGGTCTCCGCCTGCCTCTTGATGGCCTCCACCACCTCGGGGTTGGCGTGGCCCAGGTTGGCCACCCCGTAACCCCCCACGCAGTCGATGTACTCCTGGCCCTCGGCATCCCAGACCCTGGCCCCTTGCCCCCGTACCAAAAGGAGGTCGTGCTTGGTGTAGACGCCCGTGTCCAGGCTCTTTTCCGCTTCCAGAAGGGTCCGCCAGTCCACATTTGCCCCAACCATCCTCGCCTCCAAAAGAAAAGCCCCCGGGCGGGCCCGGGAAGCCAGGCTTCCCAGGCCCCATCAGGTTTTGCCCCAGGTGGCCATCT
Protein-coding sequences here:
- the lysJ gene encoding [LysW]-aminoadipate semialdehyde transaminase LysJ; its protein translation is MVGANVDWRTLLEAEKSLDTGVYTKHDLLLVRGQGARVWDAEGQEYIDCVGGYGVANLGHANPEVVEAIKRQAETLLSMPQTLPTPMRGEFYRTLVSLLPKELNRVFPTNSGTEANEAAIKFAWAHTKRRKLVAAMRGFSGRTLGSLSVTWEPKYRELFLPLLGPVEFIPYNDVEALRKAVDEETAAVILEPVQGEGGVRPATREFLEAAREITWEKGALLILDEIQTGMGRTGRRFAFEHYGVVPDILTLAKALGGGVPMGAAVMREEVARSMPKGGHGTTFGGNPLAMAAGVAALRYLERTRLWERAAELGPWFMERLREIPSPKIREVRGLGLMVGLELKEKAAPYIERLEKEHRVLTLQAGPTVIRFLPPLVIEKADLERVVEAVRAVLTQ